Proteins from one Ketobacter alkanivorans genomic window:
- the rnhB gene encoding ribonuclease HII: MQAEIGFANGKLIAGVDEVGRGPLAWDVVAAAVILHPDKPIAGLTDSKKLSEKKREALFEIIQRDALAWAIGRANVEEIDKLNILHASMLAMQRAVEQLSPMAEFALVDGNRCPNLPCPSQAIVKGDLTEPCISAASILAKVTRDREMDEMEQRYPGYGFAKHKGYPTKVHMDALHKLGPTEIHRRSFGPVAKLLD; this comes from the coding sequence ATGCAGGCTGAGATTGGCTTCGCCAATGGTAAACTGATCGCAGGTGTTGATGAGGTCGGGCGCGGGCCATTGGCATGGGATGTGGTTGCTGCAGCGGTGATACTTCATCCTGACAAACCCATTGCGGGGCTTACCGATTCCAAGAAACTCTCAGAAAAAAAGCGCGAAGCTCTGTTTGAGATCATCCAGCGGGATGCTCTGGCGTGGGCCATTGGCCGAGCCAATGTAGAGGAAATAGATAAACTCAATATCTTGCACGCCAGTATGCTGGCTATGCAGAGGGCAGTAGAACAACTGTCACCGATGGCAGAATTTGCCTTGGTGGATGGTAATCGGTGTCCGAATTTGCCCTGCCCATCTCAGGCAATTGTAAAAGGGGATCTCACTGAACCCTGCATCAGCGCGGCCTCTATCCTCGCTAAAGTCACTCGTGACCGAGAGATGGATGAGATGGAGCAGCGCTATCCTGGCTATGGCTTTGCCAAGCATAAAGGCTATCCTACCAAAGTTCACATGGATGCCTTGCATAAGCTCGGCCCTACGGAAATACACCGCCGCTCGTTCGGGCCGGTGGCAAAATTGCTGGATTAA
- the lpxB gene encoding lipid-A-disaccharide synthase → MPPHNSSAITVGIVAGEMSGDQLGAGLIKALRKHWPSARFVGIGGPAMIEAGCESLFPIDRLSVMGIFAVLGRLRELLNIRKTLKQRFLDEKIDVFIGIDSPDFNLPVEGFLKTHGIKTVHYVSPTVWAWRQKRVFKIRRDVDLMLTLLPFEADFYKRFDVPVKFVGHPFATDIDSKIDHDRAKRYWEFAPADKVVAVLPGSRGGELKYMGPLFLETMRLIAIMSPQTKFIVPLANDQRRHQFELQLKQLNTELPIQLVDGHAREVMAGADYVLATSGTVTLEAMLLKRPMVVAFSWGAITHAILSPLVKNKFIALPNLLADEEIAPEFLQENARPEVLARALFGLMQDPQRCKTMQARFGEIHDQLNMNASEQAAAAIAGLLEKQASSAGEGVVNAG, encoded by the coding sequence ATGCCTCCTCATAACAGTTCTGCGATCACTGTTGGCATTGTTGCGGGCGAAATGTCCGGTGACCAGCTGGGTGCCGGCCTGATTAAGGCGTTGCGCAAACACTGGCCGAGCGCTCGATTTGTGGGGATTGGTGGTCCGGCTATGATCGAGGCCGGTTGCGAAAGTCTTTTCCCCATAGACCGACTGAGTGTGATGGGTATATTTGCGGTGCTGGGCCGGTTGCGAGAACTACTCAATATTCGCAAGACTTTAAAACAGCGATTTCTCGATGAAAAAATTGATGTGTTCATCGGTATTGATTCCCCTGATTTCAATCTACCCGTAGAAGGCTTCTTAAAAACGCACGGTATCAAAACCGTACACTACGTTTCACCAACCGTTTGGGCCTGGCGACAGAAGCGGGTTTTCAAAATTCGCCGCGATGTGGATTTGATGCTGACACTGCTTCCGTTCGAGGCAGATTTCTATAAACGCTTTGATGTACCGGTAAAGTTTGTTGGGCACCCCTTTGCGACAGATATTGATTCCAAAATCGATCATGACCGCGCCAAGCGCTATTGGGAATTTGCGCCGGCCGATAAGGTTGTAGCGGTTCTACCAGGAAGTCGCGGTGGTGAACTGAAATACATGGGCCCATTGTTTTTGGAAACCATGCGCCTGATAGCCATCATGAGCCCCCAAACCAAGTTTATTGTGCCGTTAGCGAATGATCAGCGTCGACACCAGTTCGAACTGCAGTTGAAACAACTGAATACTGAATTGCCCATCCAGTTGGTGGATGGTCATGCCCGAGAGGTGATGGCGGGCGCTGATTACGTGTTGGCTACCTCTGGCACCGTGACATTGGAAGCCATGTTGCTGAAACGCCCGATGGTAGTGGCCTTCAGCTGGGGGGCGATTACTCATGCGATTTTGTCCCCATTGGTGAAGAACAAGTTTATTGCCCTGCCCAACTTACTGGCGGATGAAGAAATTGCCCCTGAATTCTTGCAGGAAAATGCACGCCCGGAGGTTCTGGCTCGTGCGCTCTTTGGTTTAATGCAGGATCCACAGCGCTGTAAGACCATGCAGGCACGTTTCGGTGAAATCCACGATCAACTGAATATGAATGCCAGCGAGCAGGCCGCTGCGGCCATTGCCGGTTTGCTCGAAAAGCAGGCTAGTTCGGCGGGTGAGGGCGTAGTAAATGCAGGCTGA
- the lpxA gene encoding acyl-ACP--UDP-N-acetylglucosamine O-acyltransferase, whose amino-acid sequence MIHPQAVVDPKAELAADVEVGPFSYIGPGVEIDSGTVVNSHACIKGPTKIGKRNRIFQFASVGEDCQDKKYKGEPTRLEIGDDNHIRECCTIHRGTIQDEGVTRIGSRNLIMGYVHVAHDCQIGDDNIFAAHATMAGHVHVAHDVIFAGFSGAHQFCHVGPYAMLGMGALTGKDVPAFMMVAGNPARPAGMNFEGMRRRNFSKESMSLLKDAYKTVYMRGLKLEQALAQLEAKPHDPNLQLFIDSIKSSSRGIAR is encoded by the coding sequence TTGATCCACCCACAAGCTGTAGTTGATCCAAAGGCGGAGCTGGCTGCGGATGTCGAAGTTGGCCCGTTTTCCTATATCGGTCCCGGTGTCGAAATCGACTCTGGTACCGTAGTTAATTCTCATGCCTGCATTAAAGGCCCCACCAAGATTGGCAAGCGTAATCGCATATTCCAGTTTGCCTCGGTGGGAGAGGATTGCCAGGACAAAAAATACAAAGGCGAACCAACCCGCCTGGAAATTGGTGACGATAACCACATTCGTGAGTGTTGTACGATTCATCGTGGAACCATACAGGATGAAGGTGTAACCCGTATCGGCAGTCGCAACCTGATCATGGGATACGTGCATGTGGCCCATGACTGCCAGATCGGCGATGATAATATTTTTGCAGCCCATGCCACCATGGCTGGGCACGTGCATGTGGCCCATGATGTGATTTTTGCCGGGTTTTCCGGTGCTCACCAGTTCTGTCACGTGGGGCCTTATGCAATGCTGGGGATGGGAGCGTTGACCGGTAAGGACGTGCCAGCCTTTATGATGGTAGCGGGTAACCCGGCAAGGCCCGCAGGTATGAATTTTGAAGGCATGCGGCGGCGCAATTTCAGCAAGGAATCCATGTCGTTATTGAAAGATGCCTACAAAACCGTGTACATGCGTGGATTGAAACTCGAGCAGGCTTTGGCTCAGCTCGAAGCGAAGCCCCACGATCCCAATCTACAGCTTTTCATCGATTCGATAAAGTCTTCCAGTCGTGGCATTGCCCGCTAA
- the fabZ gene encoding 3-hydroxyacyl-ACP dehydratase FabZ — MMNINEIKEILPHRAPFLQVDRVLELVEGEYIVAVRGISNNEPVFEGHFPDNPILPGVLIIEAMAQTAGLLAFKTVGQTASSNKVYVVASVDKTKFRRPVLPGEQLVMRATIKSRKRTIWKFHAVATVDGQEVAVSDITCAERDL; from the coding sequence ATGATGAATATTAACGAAATTAAAGAGATCCTTCCCCATCGTGCCCCATTCCTGCAAGTGGACAGGGTGCTTGAGCTGGTTGAAGGGGAGTACATTGTTGCGGTACGCGGCATTTCCAATAATGAGCCAGTATTTGAAGGGCATTTTCCCGATAACCCTATTTTGCCCGGCGTACTCATTATCGAGGCAATGGCGCAAACGGCGGGCTTGCTGGCGTTCAAGACAGTCGGTCAGACTGCCAGCAGCAACAAGGTTTATGTGGTGGCCTCTGTAGATAAAACCAAGTTTCGTCGGCCGGTTTTGCCGGGTGAGCAGTTGGTGATGCGAGCTACCATTAAATCCAGAAAACGTACTATTTGGAAGTTCCATGCGGTAGCAACGGTGGACGGGCAAGAGGTCGCCGTTTCCGATATAACCTGTGCAGAAAGGGATTTGTAG